The Miltoncostaea oceani genome includes a region encoding these proteins:
- a CDS encoding LLM class flavin-dependent oxidoreductase, with protein MTPPLAIPVDAQLTGAGPADLAAFARAAERAGFSRLWAPELHRSSTIALAVAAAATERIGVATGIALAFTRSPMTLALEALDLDELSGGRMVVGLGAGVRRLNADWHAAPYDPPVARMRETVAAFREITSALAEGRDARSPGELVAVDVRGLRRGHAAPRTRIPVWLAAVLPGMTRLAGRVADGFLDHPVTSPAWLRDRLLPPLRAGAARAGRPVPEVAGALICAVDDADPGRAVRAAAATVGFYATVRTYAGMFSEHGFADRLPAIREAFLAGDGARMADAVGPDMTAAFAAAGTRADVVARAREHEGLCDRLWVTPPHHLQDADAVRHWQDGILGAFGAP; from the coding sequence GTGACACCCCCGCTCGCCATCCCGGTCGACGCGCAGCTCACGGGGGCCGGCCCCGCCGACCTGGCGGCGTTCGCCCGCGCCGCCGAGCGGGCCGGGTTCTCCCGCCTGTGGGCGCCCGAGCTGCACCGCTCGTCGACGATCGCTCTCGCCGTGGCCGCGGCGGCGACGGAGCGCATCGGCGTCGCCACCGGGATCGCCCTCGCGTTCACCCGGAGCCCGATGACGCTGGCGCTCGAGGCCCTCGACCTCGACGAGCTCTCGGGCGGGCGGATGGTGGTGGGGCTCGGCGCCGGCGTGCGGCGCCTGAACGCCGACTGGCACGCCGCCCCCTACGACCCGCCGGTGGCGCGCATGCGGGAGACCGTCGCCGCGTTCCGGGAGATCACCTCGGCCCTCGCCGAGGGCCGCGACGCCCGGTCGCCCGGCGAGCTGGTCGCCGTCGACGTGCGGGGCCTGCGCCGCGGGCACGCCGCGCCGCGGACGCGGATCCCCGTGTGGCTGGCGGCGGTGCTCCCCGGCATGACCCGCCTCGCGGGCCGCGTCGCCGACGGCTTCCTCGACCACCCGGTCACGAGCCCCGCCTGGCTGCGCGACCGGCTGCTGCCGCCGCTGCGCGCGGGGGCCGCGCGGGCGGGGCGGCCCGTGCCCGAGGTGGCGGGGGCGCTGATCTGCGCGGTCGACGACGCCGACCCGGGCCGGGCGGTCCGGGCGGCCGCCGCGACGGTGGGCTTCTACGCGACGGTGCGGACCTACGCCGGCATGTTCTCCGAGCACGGCTTCGCGGACCGGCTCCCCGCGATCCGGGAGGCGTTCCTCGCCGGCGACGGCGCGCGGATGGCCGACGCCGTCGGGCCCGACATGACGGCGGCCTTCGCCGCGGCCGGGACGCGGGCCGACGTGGTGGCGCGGGCGCGTGAGCACGAGGGGCTCTGCGACCGCCTGTGGGTGACGCCGCCGCACCACCTGCAGGACGCCGACGCCGTGCGCCACTGGCAGGACGGGATACTGGGGGCCTTCGGCGCCCCCTGA